The proteins below come from a single Rhizobium sp. BT04 genomic window:
- a CDS encoding acyltransferase, with protein sequence MDALTHREIGRQARNRIRGLDGLRAISLLLVLIAHWLPLPHLYKFVNLGRGGLLIFFVISGFLITRILVDLARQRGEIAGFQLLKGFYGRRFFRIQPIYYLALVFVISLGLNDAVREDVIYHVFFVQNLSNVFLRSDIGTYGPAAPWWSLAVEEQFYLFWAPIVIFLRPNTWKLSLLAAFPLAIGWRAFAWWADLGQANVLVTLGNLDSLAAGASVAIITSTARATPAVSRCFSAIMVAGISALCLLSLTVTSEGALIFRSSFDDVPVYMIAASLIFFWAVGRAQTAAKVMENPVLVFIGKRSYGAYVYHQVVNYSFYFIVTPRWLEPYFGMKRELHGFTVFWVFALITLLLAALSYKYIEQPIFRLRDRIYPVTP encoded by the coding sequence TTGGATGCTCTTACACATCGCGAGATCGGAAGACAGGCGCGCAACCGCATACGCGGCTTAGATGGGCTCAGAGCAATCTCGCTACTTTTGGTGCTGATAGCTCATTGGTTGCCTCTTCCCCATCTTTACAAATTCGTCAACTTGGGGCGTGGCGGGCTCCTGATATTCTTCGTGATCAGTGGTTTCTTGATAACGAGAATACTAGTCGACTTAGCACGCCAAAGGGGTGAGATTGCAGGGTTCCAGCTTCTCAAGGGCTTCTATGGCCGCCGATTTTTCCGCATTCAGCCTATCTATTACCTCGCGCTAGTATTTGTTATTAGCCTGGGACTGAATGACGCTGTGCGGGAAGACGTAATCTATCACGTCTTCTTCGTGCAGAATCTCTCAAATGTATTTCTTAGAAGCGATATCGGAACTTATGGACCAGCCGCCCCGTGGTGGTCGCTTGCGGTTGAAGAGCAGTTTTATTTGTTCTGGGCGCCCATAGTCATCTTTCTTCGCCCGAATACGTGGAAGCTTTCTCTACTGGCGGCGTTTCCCCTGGCGATCGGATGGCGCGCTTTCGCCTGGTGGGCCGATCTTGGACAGGCGAATGTCTTAGTCACACTCGGAAATCTGGATTCACTGGCTGCCGGCGCATCGGTCGCTATAATCACCTCAACAGCCCGGGCTACGCCCGCAGTGTCGCGCTGTTTCTCTGCTATAATGGTGGCTGGCATATCCGCGCTCTGCCTCTTGTCACTGACAGTGACGAGCGAAGGTGCACTCATATTTCGGAGTAGTTTTGACGACGTGCCAGTTTATATGATCGCCGCATCGCTGATATTTTTCTGGGCTGTTGGCAGGGCGCAAACCGCAGCGAAGGTGATGGAAAATCCTGTTCTAGTTTTTATAGGCAAGCGTAGTTACGGTGCCTATGTCTATCACCAAGTCGTGAACTACTCGTTCTATTTCATCGTGACACCGCGTTGGCTGGAGCCATATTTTGGCATGAAGCGTGAATTGCATGGTTTCACTGTGTTTTGGGTCTTCGCGCTAATAACGCTGCTGTTAGCCGCATTGTCCTACAAATACATCGAGCAGCCCATATTCAGACTCCGTGATCGGATTTATCCGGTTACTCCATAG
- a CDS encoding lysozyme, whose protein sequence is MANRLQKGSAAAAMAVALVGSFEGLRQNAYPDPATKGQPWTICYGSTNGVKPGDRRTVEECKALLALELKTYASGVESCVRVALPDARFVALTSFAYNVGVKAACGSSAVRLINQGRTAEGCEALLKWNRAAGIVFPGLTRRRQKERQFCLEGI, encoded by the coding sequence ATGGCAAACCGCCTGCAGAAGGGTAGTGCCGCCGCGGCGATGGCTGTGGCGCTGGTCGGCTCGTTCGAGGGACTGCGCCAGAATGCCTATCCCGATCCGGCCACAAAGGGGCAGCCGTGGACGATCTGTTACGGCAGCACCAATGGCGTCAAACCCGGCGACCGCAGGACGGTGGAAGAGTGCAAGGCGCTGTTGGCGCTGGAGCTCAAGACCTATGCGAGCGGCGTCGAGAGCTGCGTGCGCGTGGCCCTGCCGGATGCCCGCTTCGTGGCGCTGACCTCCTTCGCCTACAATGTCGGCGTCAAGGCGGCCTGCGGCTCGAGCGCGGTCAGGCTGATCAACCAGGGCAGGACGGCCGAGGGCTGCGAGGCGCTTTTGAAGTGGAACCGCGCCGCCGGCATCGTCTTTCCGGGCCTGACCCGGCGCCGGCAGAAAGAGCGCCAATTCTGCCTGGAGGGCATCTGA
- a CDS encoding DUF1515 family protein — protein sequence MNASEFDPRLHQQMGELLAEVRNLRDAFRQSEIKSDNSRSQMHGRLDLLVDRVAKVEGTVSAVQEDISEMRPVTDDVRRWKLMGLGALGIVGVGGTALGVSLAGVFDQVMKYLHR from the coding sequence ATGAACGCATCCGAATTCGACCCGCGCCTGCATCAGCAAATGGGGGAACTCCTTGCCGAGGTCCGCAATCTCCGTGACGCCTTCCGGCAGTCAGAGATAAAATCGGATAACAGCCGGTCGCAGATGCACGGCCGGCTGGATTTGCTCGTCGACCGGGTCGCCAAGGTCGAAGGCACCGTCTCGGCCGTGCAAGAGGATATCTCGGAAATGCGGCCGGTGACCGACGACGTGCGCAGATGGAAACTGATGGGGCTTGGTGCTCTCGGGATCGTCGGGGTCGGCGGCACGGCCCTCGGTGTCAGCCTCGCCGGCGTGTTCGACCAGGTGATGAAGTACCTGCACCGGTGA